CCGCGAGATGTCCTACCGGGACGCGCTCACCCAGCTCTACAACCGCCGCTACGTGGACGAGCACCTCACGCCGCTGCTGGACCTCGGCGTGGTGTCCGACCAGCCCGTCGCGGTGGCCTTCGTCGACCTGGACCACTTCAAGTCCGTCAACGACACGTACTCGCACGAGGTCGGCGACGAGGTCCTGCGCCGCCTGGCCGGCATCCTGGAGCGGGGCGTCTACGGCGTGCACGACGGGTTCGCCGCCCGGATGGGTGGCGAGGAGTTCCTGCTCGTCCTGCCCGGCCAGGCCGCCGACGTCGCGGCGACCGTCCTGGAGCGCGCCCGGCTGAGCGTCGAGCAGGCCGACTGGGCGGCGGTCGCGCCCGGCCTGCACGTGACGGTCAGCATCGGGTGCGCCACGACCGTGGACGACGCGCACGACCGGCTCACCCTGCTGGCCCGCGCGGACGAGCGGCTCTACGAGGCCAAGCGATCCGGGCGCAACCGGGTCGTCGGCGTCCCGGCCACCGCGAAATCAGGCGCCGAAGTCGGCTAGCGCACCGCGCGCCTGCTCGAGCCACTGCTCACGGGCCTCCAGCGAGGCCTGCAGCTCGGCCACCTTGGCCGCCTTGCCCGCCGTCTGCGCCTTGGCGATCTGCTCGTGCAGGTCGCTGATCACGACCTCGAGCTGGTCGACGGCGCTCTGCGCGCGGGCCCGGGCCTCGGGGTTGGTGTTCTTCCACCGGTCGTCCTCGGCCGAGCGCACGGCCTGCTCGACCGCGCGCATCCGCCGCTCGATGCGGTCCATGTCGCCCCGCGGCACGTGACCCGCTGCCTCCCACCGGTCCTGGATGTCCCGCAGCCGCGAGCGCGCCTCGGTGAGGTTGCTGACCGGTACCAGCTTCTCGGCCTCGTCCAGCAGGGACTCCTTGGTCGCCAGGTTCGCGCCGAACTCCGCGTCCTGCTCGGCCTGCACCGCGTGCCGCGCCGCGAAGAACGCGTCCTGCGCGGCGCTGAACCGGGTCCACAGCTCGTCGTCGTCCTTGCGGGCCGCGCGACCCGCCGCCCGCCAGCGGTCCATCAACCGCTTGAACGCGGCGGCGGAGGGACCCCAGTCCGTCGAGGTCTGCAGCGCCTCGGCCTCCTTGACCAGTCGCTCCTTGGCCTCGCGTGCCTCCTCGTGCTGCTCGTCGAGGTGGGCGAAGTGCTGGCGACGCTTGCGGTCGAAGGCCGTGCGGGCGTGGCTGAACCGCTTCCACAGCTCGTCCTCGGAACGGCGGTCCAGTCGAGCGGGGGGAGGCTCGCCGCCCCCCTGACCCGCGCCCTGACCCGTGCTGTGGCCACCCCCGCGCCCGGCCGCCTTCTGCTCGGTGCGCCACTGCTCGAACAGCTGCTTCATCCGCAGGCCGTCCGCACGCCACTGGGTCCGCTCGGCGGGGACCGCGGCGATGGCCTCGGCCTCCTCGACCAGCGCGGTCCGCCGGGCCTTCGCCTCCTCGCGGGCGGCGCTGCGGGCGTGCTCGTCGTGCTCGCGGCGGGCCGCCAGCGCAGGGGCGAGGGCCTCGATCCGCGCGTGCAGGGCCGCCAGGTCGCCGACGGCGTGCGCGTCCGCCGCCGCCGCGCGTAGCTTGGCCACGCCCGACTCGATCTCGGACGCCGGCACGTCCGCCGTGCCGAGGCGCTGCTCGAACAGGTCGACCTGGGCCACGATCTCGTCGTACTTGCGGCCGAAGTACGCGAGCGCCTCGTCCGGGCTGGCGCCGGGGTACGACCCGACCTCCCGCTCGCCGTCCGAGGTCGTCACGAAGACCGTGCCGTCGTCCGCGACGCGGCCGAACTTCGACGGGTCGCTGGTCGGTGCGGCCGGTGTCGGTGCCGTGGGGCGCGGTGCGTGCGGGCGCGGTGCCTGCGGCCTCGGTGCGCTCGGCCGCGGCGGTGCTGCCTGCTCGGGGGTGGCCTGCTCGGGGGCGGCCTGCTCGGGCTCGGGCTGGGGTGCCGGCGCGGGCGCCGGTGTCTGGTCGTCGGTCACTTCTTCTCCACCGTGATGCTCTCGATGGTCACGGGCGTCTTCGGGGCGCCGTCCGCGCTGCCGTCGGCCGTGCCGGCCGCCGCGACGGTCTGCAGCACGTCCAGGCCGTTGGTCACCTTGCCGAAGATGCTGTAGCCGCCCGTCGTCGTGGGCAGGTCCGTGTCCTTGTAGACCATGAAGAACTGGCTGCCGTTGGTGTTGGGGTCGTCACCGCGGGCCATGGCCAGCGTCCCGGCCGGGTACTTGCCGTCCTTCGGTGCGTTCTCGATCCCGTACTGGTAGCCGGGACCGCCGCTGCCCGTGCCGGTGGGGTCGCCACACTGCAGCACGTAGATGCCGGACGTCGTGAGCCGGTGACAGCTCGTGTCGTCGTAGAAGCCGTCCTTGCTCAGGAAGATGAACGAGGCGACCGTCTGGGGGGCCTTGTCGCCGTACAGCTCCATGGTGATGTCACCGGCGCTGGTCTTGACGGTCGCGTTCCAGGTCGCGTTCTCGGCCAGCGACTTGGCCGGCGCGCTGGGGTACGACTTCGGCGTCTTGGTCGGTGCGGTCGAGCCGCTGGCGTTCGCGGTCGGCGAGGACGTCGCCCCCGCAGCCGAGCTGGAGCTGTCGTCGGGCAGCAGCTGGGTGAGTAGGACGACGCCGCCGGCGACCAGCACCACCGCGAGCACGGCTCCGATGACCTGCTGGTTGCGCCGCTTGCGGGCTGCGCGCTCGGCCAGGTTCTTCTGGCGCTTGGCGTAGCGTCGCTTGGCTCGTTCGCGGTCGCGCTCGATCGGCACGCCGGCCCTCCTGCTCTGTCCGTGCGGGGTCGTCCCCAGGCTCCCTGAGGCGGTCAGTCTAGGGATGCCGCGGGATGGACGGACTGGGTGGCGGTCACGAACCGGTCACGAGCAGTGCCCGGACCGCTCGGTTAGGCTCTGGGCGTGCTGCTCACCGGGTTCCCCAGTGCCGTGTTCGGCACCAACTGCTACGTCGTGGCCCCGGCGGCCGGCGAGGAGTGCCTGGTGGTCGACCCGGGCATCGAGGTGCTGGGCCAGCTGGGCGACGTGCTGCGCGAGCACCGGCTGCGGCCGGCGGCCGTCCTGCTCACCCACGGGCACGTCGACCACACGTACTCGGTCACCCCGGTCTGCGGCTCGAACAGCGTCGCCGCCTACATCCACACCGATGACCGCGACCGCCTCGTGGACCCGCTGACGGAGTTCGCCTCGTCCGGTCTGCTGGCGATGCTGGAGCAGCAGTTCGGGCGGGCCGCGACCTGGGCGCAGCCGCAGGACGTCGTCGAGATCGCCGACGAGACGGTGCTCGAGCTCGCGGGGCTGCGGGTGCGGGTCGTGCACGCGCCCGGGCACACCGAGGGTTCGGTGATGTTCGCCCTGGACGACGTCCCCGAGGGCGCGCCGGCCGACGTGAGCGCGTCACTGCTGACGGGCGACGTCCTGTTCGCCGGCAGCATCGGTCGCACCGACCTGCCGGGCGGCGACCACGCTGCGATGCTGGCGTCGCTGCGACATCGGGTCCTGCCGCAGCCGGACGACACGCTCGTCCTGCCTGGCCACGGACCTGTCACGACCATCGGCCGCGAGCGCGCCACGAACCCGTTCCTGCGCGAGCTGCTGGCGTCCTGAGCGGCCCGGTCCCACCGACCGACCACGACCGAGAAGGAACCGCATGTCCCGTCCCACCCCGCTGTCCGGGTACCCCGAGTGGCTGCCGGCCCAGCGCGCCGTCGAGCAGCAGGTCGTCGACGAGCTGCGCCGCACGTTCGAGCTGCACGGTTTCGCCGGCATCGAGACCCGCGCGGTCGAGCCGATGGCGCAGCTGCTGCGCAAGGGCGAGATCGACAAGGAGGTGTACGTCGTCTCCCGGCTGCACGCCGACGCCGACGCCCAGCCGGAGTCCGACGACCGCCGGCTCGGCCTGCACTTCGACCTCACCGTGCCGTTCGCCCGGTACGTGCTGGAGAACTCCGGCAAGCTGCAGTTCCCGTTCCGCCGCTACCAGATCCAGAAGGTGTGGCGGGGTGAGCGCCCGCAGGAGGGTCGGTACCGCGAGTTCTGCCAGGCCGACATCGACGTGGTCGGGGACGGCGTGCTGCCCTTCCACCACGACATCGAGGTCGTGGAGGTGATGGCCGAGGCGATGTCCCGGCTACCGCTGCCGCCGCTGCGGATGCAGGTCAACAACCGCAAGCTCGTGCAGGGCTTCTACCGCGGCCTGGGCGTCGAGGACGTCGCCGCCGTGCTGCGCGCCGTCGACAAGCTCGACAAGGTCGGCCCGGACGCCGTCCGCGCCGCCCTGGTCGCCGAGGGGCACTCGGACGCCGTCGCGGACGCCTGCCTGCGGCTGGCGGCCATCAGCGGCACGGACGCCGCCGTCGTCGAGGAGGTCCGGGCGCTCGGCGTGCACTCCGACGAGCTGGACGAGGGCCTGCACGAGCTCGCCACCCTGCTGGACGCCACCGGCGGACGTCGCGGCACCGTCCAGGTCGTCGCGGCGCTGAAGATCGCCCGCGGCCTCGACTACTACACCGGAACCGTCATGGAGACGGTCATGGAGGGCTACGAGCAGCTGGGCTCGATCAGCGCGGGCGGCCGCTACGACGCCCTGGCCAGCGACGGCAGCACCACCTACCCAGGTGTCGGCATCTCCTTCGGCGTGAGCCGCACGCTGGGGCCGCTGCTGGCCCGCGGGGTGCTGACCGGGTCGCGGTCGACCCCGAGCGCGGTCCTGGTGGCGCTCGCGTCCGAGGAGGCCCGCCCGCAGGCCCGGGCGGTGGCCGCCGCACTGCGCGCGCGGGGCATCGCCTGCGAGCTGGCGCCGGCCGCGCAGAAGTACGGCAAGCAGATCCGGCAGGCCGAACGACGCGG
This DNA window, taken from Angustibacter luteus, encodes the following:
- a CDS encoding DUF349 domain-containing protein; amino-acid sequence: MTDDQTPAPAPAPQPEPEQAAPEQATPEQAAPPRPSAPRPQAPRPHAPRPTAPTPAAPTSDPSKFGRVADDGTVFVTTSDGEREVGSYPGASPDEALAYFGRKYDEIVAQVDLFEQRLGTADVPASEIESGVAKLRAAAADAHAVGDLAALHARIEALAPALAARREHDEHARSAAREEAKARRTALVEEAEAIAAVPAERTQWRADGLRMKQLFEQWRTEQKAAGRGGGHSTGQGAGQGGGEPPPARLDRRSEDELWKRFSHARTAFDRKRRQHFAHLDEQHEEAREAKERLVKEAEALQTSTDWGPSAAAFKRLMDRWRAAGRAARKDDDELWTRFSAAQDAFFAARHAVQAEQDAEFGANLATKESLLDEAEKLVPVSNLTEARSRLRDIQDRWEAAGHVPRGDMDRIERRMRAVEQAVRSAEDDRWKNTNPEARARAQSAVDQLEVVISDLHEQIAKAQTAGKAAKVAELQASLEAREQWLEQARGALADFGA
- a CDS encoding peptidylprolyl isomerase: MPIERDRERAKRRYAKRQKNLAERAARKRRNQQVIGAVLAVVLVAGGVVLLTQLLPDDSSSSAAGATSSPTANASGSTAPTKTPKSYPSAPAKSLAENATWNATVKTSAGDITMELYGDKAPQTVASFIFLSKDGFYDDTSCHRLTTSGIYVLQCGDPTGTGSGGPGYQYGIENAPKDGKYPAGTLAMARGDDPNTNGSQFFMVYKDTDLPTTTGGYSIFGKVTNGLDVLQTVAAAGTADGSADGAPKTPVTIESITVEKK
- a CDS encoding MBL fold metallo-hydrolase, with the protein product MLLTGFPSAVFGTNCYVVAPAAGEECLVVDPGIEVLGQLGDVLREHRLRPAAVLLTHGHVDHTYSVTPVCGSNSVAAYIHTDDRDRLVDPLTEFASSGLLAMLEQQFGRAATWAQPQDVVEIADETVLELAGLRVRVVHAPGHTEGSVMFALDDVPEGAPADVSASLLTGDVLFAGSIGRTDLPGGDHAAMLASLRHRVLPQPDDTLVLPGHGPVTTIGRERATNPFLRELLAS
- the hisS gene encoding histidine--tRNA ligase, which gives rise to MSRPTPLSGYPEWLPAQRAVEQQVVDELRRTFELHGFAGIETRAVEPMAQLLRKGEIDKEVYVVSRLHADADAQPESDDRRLGLHFDLTVPFARYVLENSGKLQFPFRRYQIQKVWRGERPQEGRYREFCQADIDVVGDGVLPFHHDIEVVEVMAEAMSRLPLPPLRMQVNNRKLVQGFYRGLGVEDVAAVLRAVDKLDKVGPDAVRAALVAEGHSDAVADACLRLAAISGTDAAVVEEVRALGVHSDELDEGLHELATLLDATGGRRGTVQVVAALKIARGLDYYTGTVMETVMEGYEQLGSISAGGRYDALASDGSTTYPGVGISFGVSRTLGPLLARGVLTGSRSTPSAVLVALASEEARPQARAVAAALRARGIACELAPAAQKYGKQIRQAERRGIPYVWFPAEATADGAPAVRDIRTGEQTGADDASWLPPDADLRPSVIQPDDEQGE